One genomic window of Equus caballus isolate H_3958 breed thoroughbred chromosome 6, TB-T2T, whole genome shotgun sequence includes the following:
- the LOC100065827 gene encoding putative taste receptor type 2 member 33 has protein sequence MITLLPSIFSVLITTEFVLGNFANGFIALVNCIDWVKRQKMSSADQILTALAVSRIGLLWPLLWVILINWYMTVLPSVFHSLEVRIIVFIAWTVSNHLNIWLATSLSIFFYLLKIANFSSLIFLYLKWRVKSVLLVILLGASVFWVSHLAVLWVNNNVQTNEFEGNITQKTKLRDIVALSNLTLFTLVNFIHFSMSLTCFLLLIISLWKHLKKIQLNGKGSHDPSTKVHIRAMQTVVSFLLLYAVYFLALVILVWSSNRLESQLLVMLCRAFEILYPSSHSFILIWGNKKLRQALQNIRNIIRLPYY, from the exons aTGATAACTTTACTACCAAGCATTTTTTCTGTCCTAATAACGACAGAATTTGTTCTGGGAAATTTCGCCAATGGCTTCATAGCACTGGTGAACTGCATTGACTGGGTCAAGAGACAAAAGATGTCCTCAGCTGATCAAATTCTCACAGCTCTGGCGGTCTCCAGAATTGGTTTGCTCTgg cccctgctctgggTAATCTTAATAAATTGGTatatgactgtgcttccttcAGTTTTTCATAGTTTAGAAGTaagaattattgtttttattgcctGGACAGTAAGCAACCATCTTAACATCTGGCTTGCTACTAGCCTCAGCATATTTTTTTACTTGCTAAAGATAGCTAATTTCTCTAGCCTTATATTTCTTTACCTAAAGTGGAGAGTTAAAAGTGTACTTCTCGTAATACTGTTGGGCGCTTCGGTCTTTTGGGTTTCTCATCTTGCAGTGCTATGGGTAAATAATAATGTGCAGACTAATGAATTTGAAGGAAACATCACTCAGAAGACCAAATTGAGGGATATTGTAGCTCTTTCGAATTTGACTCTATTCACGCTAGTAAACTTCATACACTTTTCTATGTCTCTGACATGTTTTCTGCTGTTAATCATTTCCCTGTGGAAACATCTCAAGAAGATTCAGCTTAATGGCAAAGGATCCCATGATCCCAGCACCAAGGTCCACATAAGAGCCATGCAAACTGTGGTCTCCTTTCTCTTGCTATATGCTGTTTACTTCTTGGCTCTAGTTATCTTAGTTTGGAGTTCTAATAGGCTGGAGAGTCAACTGCTTGTCATGCTTTGCCGGGCTTTTGAAATACTCTATCCTTCAAGCCATTCATTTATTCTGATTTGGGGAAACAAGAAGCTAAGACAGGCCTTGCAAAATATACGAAATATTATAAGATTACCATACTATTAA